A section of the Anaerohalosphaeraceae bacterium genome encodes:
- a CDS encoding secretin N-terminal domain-containing protein yields the protein MMNRLIQTAASGIILFGVFCFAQQTPVSRDPFGNLMAEESLTKSSDSAVVLIDGRQMAVQTVMLKFLRAENLKDLVSGMLSSAGKVSIDAATNSLLLCDLPDYLERIVSEVRQADRMPEQILIEVVIADVMLMDDTEIGVNWQFLLGGAEGRGTTSKQILLDTFDTNPPASAGMDLTFLNGDLTATLHALQQQRRVELLATPRIVVLSGQEAEIKTVEEIPYTETSDTSGGGTLTSTKFKEVGVTLTVKAVVTDERKIQMTIQPKQNVTSGKSSTNVPIVNTRQARTTLLVEDGQVIVLGGLRRKDTLITTQKVPLLGNLPLLGILFSSERKEKTNSELLIMLAPHLNKGFEPSAEQAEHYQAFRREPMLKLAPEKTNLAPAYQPVDAILKHLQGPKEETGEIR from the coding sequence ATGATGAACCGACTTATACAAACCGCAGCTTCGGGAATTATTCTTTTTGGCGTGTTTTGTTTCGCCCAGCAGACACCTGTTTCCCGTGATCCGTTTGGGAATCTGATGGCTGAAGAGTCTCTGACGAAATCCTCTGATTCGGCGGTCGTGCTCATCGACGGGCGTCAGATGGCCGTCCAGACGGTCATGCTGAAGTTTCTCCGTGCCGAAAATCTCAAAGACCTGGTCAGCGGAATGCTTTCTTCGGCCGGCAAGGTTTCGATTGACGCGGCTACCAACTCGCTTCTCCTGTGTGATTTGCCCGACTATCTGGAGCGGATTGTCAGTGAGGTGCGTCAGGCCGACCGGATGCCTGAACAGATTCTGATTGAGGTTGTGATTGCAGACGTCATGCTGATGGACGATACCGAAATCGGCGTCAACTGGCAGTTTCTGCTGGGGGGGGCAGAGGGCAGAGGAACGACCTCCAAGCAGATTCTGCTGGACACCTTTGATACCAACCCGCCGGCCTCAGCGGGGATGGACCTTACGTTTCTCAACGGGGATTTGACGGCAACACTCCATGCGCTCCAGCAGCAGCGGCGTGTGGAGCTGCTGGCAACGCCTCGAATCGTGGTACTTAGCGGGCAGGAGGCCGAAATCAAAACCGTTGAGGAAATCCCCTATACAGAAACCAGCGATACATCCGGCGGGGGGACTTTGACGAGCACGAAATTTAAGGAAGTGGGCGTGACGCTGACGGTCAAGGCAGTGGTGACCGACGAGCGGAAAATCCAGATGACGATTCAGCCCAAACAGAATGTGACCTCCGGCAAATCGTCCACCAATGTACCGATTGTCAATACCCGCCAGGCCCGCACGACGCTGCTGGTAGAGGACGGCCAGGTGATTGTTTTAGGCGGCCTGCGCCGGAAAGATACGCTGATAACGACTCAGAAGGTGCCCCTGTTGGGAAATCTGCCGCTTCTGGGGATTCTGTTTTCAAGCGAAAGGAAGGAAAAAACCAACTCGGAACTGCTGATTATGCTGGCTCCGCATTTGAACAAAGGTTTCGAGCCGTCAGCGGAGCAGGCGGAACACTATCAGGCATTTCGCCGGGAGCCGATGCTGAAGCTTGCTCCCGAAAAAACCAACCTGGCTCCGGCCTATCAACCGGTCGATGCGATTTTAAAGCATCTTCAGGGCCCAAAAGAAGAAACTGGGGAAATTAGATAG
- a CDS encoding PilN domain-containing protein, whose protein sequence is MKTDRKKESLGIVLTDAYIEAVCVQAAGSQIIRLRSARADLPPGEVCAGWVQSPARTAARIRKMLTSARISLREAVVVVPDRQTTAQILDLPAELPSNMQKFIHTEMRFSPILAKRTPYADYRLIGADDDGKEKILAVLTTRECIRSLVETFRLAGIRIQSLQTDFCAVYQAAESFCEETRASKNLLLASLTGQTLTVCVYLERKLDFVQRFSREGQTDIASFLFGQIRTIQQFYELEKGISFPHHGRIIVVLDQTDGVKNALSSALEGLWGRTVIWITPDWRPNGIVPKDNRLIGAAALGAAWTGIQPSAQTMPDLLPPDVPQLYAWHKSLRKTVAAAALMIAGFYAAARLGPLNASADSLSPEPLRLARLAESQKQAKEKLDRLRDLHQSSRQLLRQKNLYSFSSVFDEIAGAVPSSVQMTSLEMDRKGHIGIAGRALSLQAVHQFAAQLGQSPRISNTQITESRLSASSGRMYEFRIVCRMNPTETGEKTGEKKDAEAAAD, encoded by the coding sequence ATGAAAACCGACCGTAAAAAAGAGTCGTTGGGGATTGTTTTGACGGATGCCTATATCGAGGCCGTCTGCGTCCAGGCCGCCGGCTCCCAAATCATCCGTCTTCGCTCTGCCCGTGCGGACCTGCCGCCGGGAGAGGTATGCGCAGGCTGGGTTCAGTCTCCGGCCCGGACGGCGGCTCGAATCCGGAAAATGCTCACAAGTGCCCGAATCAGTCTCCGAGAGGCGGTCGTTGTAGTGCCGGACCGGCAGACGACGGCGCAAATTCTGGATTTGCCGGCCGAACTTCCGTCGAATATGCAGAAGTTCATCCATACCGAAATGCGTTTCAGCCCGATTCTGGCAAAACGGACTCCTTATGCGGATTACCGACTGATTGGGGCAGATGATGATGGGAAAGAGAAGATTCTTGCAGTCCTGACAACCCGGGAATGCATTCGCAGTCTGGTGGAGACCTTCCGGCTGGCGGGAATCCGGATTCAGTCGCTTCAGACGGATTTCTGTGCCGTCTATCAGGCCGCGGAGTCCTTCTGCGAAGAGACCCGAGCGAGCAAAAATCTTCTGCTGGCTTCCCTGACCGGTCAGACGCTGACGGTTTGCGTTTATTTAGAGCGGAAATTGGATTTTGTGCAGCGGTTTTCCCGGGAGGGACAAACGGACATCGCCTCCTTTCTTTTCGGGCAGATTCGGACAATCCAGCAGTTTTATGAATTAGAAAAAGGAATTTCGTTTCCGCATCACGGCCGAATTATCGTGGTTTTGGATCAAACAGATGGTGTCAAGAATGCGCTGTCATCTGCATTAGAAGGGCTGTGGGGCCGGACAGTGATTTGGATCACACCCGACTGGCGGCCCAACGGCATCGTACCGAAAGACAACCGGCTGATTGGAGCGGCGGCCCTCGGAGCCGCCTGGACGGGGATTCAGCCGTCCGCACAGACAATGCCGGATTTGCTGCCGCCGGATGTGCCGCAGCTGTATGCCTGGCACAAAAGTCTGCGAAAGACGGTTGCGGCAGCCGCTTTGATGATTGCAGGATTTTATGCGGCCGCCCGACTGGGGCCTCTGAATGCGTCGGCGGATTCGCTTTCCCCTGAACCGCTGCGTTTGGCGCGGCTGGCCGAAAGCCAAAAACAGGCCAAAGAAAAACTCGACCGCCTCCGTGACCTGCATCAGAGCAGCCGACAGCTCCTCCGTCAAAAAAACCTTTACTCCTTCTCTTCAGTTTTTGATGAGATTGCCGGCGCCGTCCCGTCTTCGGTTCAAATGACTTCTCTGGAAATGGACCGGAAAGGACATATCGGAATCGCAGGCAGGGCTTTGTCCCTGCAGGCTGTTCATCAGTTTGCAGCACAGCTGGGCCAAAGTCCCCGAATTTCGAACACCCAGATAACGGAAAGTCGGCTGAGTGCATCGTCCGGACGAATGTATGAGTTTCGGATTGTTTGCCGGATGAACCCTACTGAAACAGGAGAAAAGACAGGAGAAAAGAAGGATGCAGAGGCTGCGGCTGATTAA
- a CDS encoding type II secretion system protein, which translates to MNRRLEKPERFGSGWTLVEMILALSLVSMVFVVILPQFRLLQAGWDSKESASEIQQNVRVLQEHLNRHLAAARSISAVSGPAQTLGFVEFQDAAGQTFRYEVRPDGYVYFGPTGDLSLLAGPVTRFQITGFSPSDLVNPAAETSQIRLLRISSDITGTGGRRESFDFSVFLRTEQTAAVLRVLLVVGNPASLSTYERRLTQRLGGWGYQISLLDDNASQSQIDRAAAAADVLVIPSSCGCQNLGAKAAMVPIGVVIEHENCHDDMRISSQEGTGYWAWGVRIVNNSHPITASYGLNNYVVVLNNLLADLVRIRGTTAGGLVPLGMRLLYSDVNLAAIEAGEALWGGQPAPARRVVLPWGYSGFNNSWLTDEGWLILRRSIEWAAGRM; encoded by the coding sequence ATGAACAGGCGGCTCGAAAAACCGGAACGATTCGGAAGCGGCTGGACGCTGGTGGAGATGATTCTGGCCCTGTCGCTGGTTTCGATGGTGTTTGTGGTGATTCTGCCGCAGTTTCGGCTTCTGCAGGCGGGGTGGGACTCCAAAGAATCCGCCTCGGAGATCCAGCAGAACGTTCGGGTTCTTCAGGAGCATCTGAATCGTCATTTGGCGGCGGCTCGCTCGATATCCGCCGTCAGCGGCCCCGCCCAGACCCTCGGATTTGTGGAGTTCCAGGACGCAGCCGGACAAACCTTCCGCTATGAAGTCAGGCCCGATGGATATGTTTATTTTGGTCCGACAGGAGATTTGTCGCTGCTGGCCGGGCCGGTCACTCGGTTTCAGATAACCGGGTTTTCTCCGTCTGATTTGGTCAATCCCGCTGCGGAGACATCTCAGATTCGACTCCTTCGAATCAGTTCAGACATTACCGGTACAGGAGGGCGAAGAGAATCCTTCGATTTTTCCGTCTTTCTTCGAACCGAACAGACGGCTGCCGTCCTTCGGGTTCTGCTGGTTGTCGGCAATCCGGCCTCGCTGAGCACGTATGAACGTCGGCTTACTCAGCGGCTCGGGGGCTGGGGGTATCAGATTTCGCTGTTGGACGACAACGCCTCCCAGAGCCAGATTGACAGGGCGGCTGCGGCGGCGGACGTCCTTGTTATCCCCTCCAGCTGCGGATGTCAAAATCTGGGGGCTAAAGCGGCGATGGTTCCGATCGGCGTCGTGATCGAGCATGAGAATTGCCATGATGATATGCGGATTTCCAGTCAGGAAGGAACGGGGTATTGGGCCTGGGGGGTGCGGATTGTAAACAACTCTCATCCGATTACAGCTTCCTACGGCCTGAATAACTATGTGGTTGTCTTGAATAATCTGCTGGCCGATCTGGTTCGCATCCGAGGGACAACGGCTGGGGGACTTGTGCCTTTGGGAATGCGGCTTTTGTATTCGGATGTGAATCTGGCGGCCATTGAAGCGGGGGAAGCTCTTTGGGGCGGTCAGCCGGCTCCGGCTCGTCGGGTGGTTTTGCCCTGGGGCTACAGCGGATTTAACAACAGCTGGCTGACGGATGAAGGATGGCTGATTCTTCGGCGTTCAATCGAATGGGCCGCCGGAAGAATGTAG
- a CDS encoding prepilin-type N-terminal cleavage/methylation domain-containing protein gives MKDKKGITLVELLIVVMILGALAAIALPRISQSASNARQRACDTNISLINSAIEMYYVDQGSYPAALSNVTNNTTYFPDGAPVCPLGGTYTMNANHRVTCNH, from the coding sequence ATGAAGGATAAAAAAGGTATTACGCTGGTAGAACTGCTGATTGTCGTGATGATTCTGGGGGCTTTGGCGGCGATTGCTCTGCCCCGCATTTCGCAGAGTGCCAGCAATGCCCGACAGCGGGCTTGTGATACAAACATCAGCTTAATCAATTCGGCCATTGAAATGTACTACGTGGACCAGGGCAGCTATCCGGCGGCTTTGTCGAACGTCACGAACAACACGACCTATTTTCCGGACGGCGCACCGGTCTGTCCGCTGGGCGGCACGTACACCATGAATGCCAATCATCGGGTGACGTGCAATCACTGA
- a CDS encoding type II secretion system F family protein, with amino-acid sequence MPLYQYIAENSRGNRLAGIYEDAADTAHLEAELRKLGCRLLEAKPLERTGTAVSPKKRIRPTEIVAFAYEFSGMFAAGLTVVRCLETLEEQASNETLKSILSSVRRSIETGVPLASAFEPYREIFGDFFLGMLEAGQSGGKLAETLRKAAEYYEKQLEVKTKVKGAFLYPAVVALLCAAILTAIVIFVIPVFQRLYQQLHIELPWPTQILIGLSELVRHYFWIFPLLVGVSYWSWKRWRNHPKLQTLWDKAVLNLPAVGPLVKMMLVSRYIRTFAMMSSAGVGIVQALQQARQVCRNSVLNRIGERIEQEIMSGGSLSQLLAEHPIFPPVIVQLAHAGEQAGLVPQMLAKGADYLDHAVQRRTNAILVKLEPMLSVIMGAAVGLILLGVYLPMFDYMSHIK; translated from the coding sequence ATGCCTTTGTATCAGTATATAGCGGAAAACAGCCGCGGGAACCGGCTGGCCGGCATTTATGAGGATGCAGCAGACACCGCCCATCTGGAGGCGGAATTGCGAAAATTGGGCTGCCGTCTGCTGGAGGCCAAGCCGTTGGAGCGGACAGGAACTGCCGTTTCTCCTAAAAAGAGGATTCGTCCGACGGAGATTGTGGCGTTTGCTTATGAATTCTCGGGAATGTTTGCGGCAGGCCTGACCGTGGTGCGATGTCTGGAAACCCTCGAGGAGCAGGCCTCCAATGAAACGCTCAAGTCCATTTTGAGCTCGGTGCGGCGTTCGATAGAGACTGGTGTGCCGCTTGCGTCGGCCTTTGAACCCTATCGAGAGATCTTCGGAGATTTCTTTCTGGGGATGCTCGAGGCCGGACAGAGCGGCGGGAAATTGGCTGAGACACTCCGGAAAGCGGCGGAATATTATGAAAAGCAGCTGGAAGTGAAAACAAAAGTGAAAGGGGCGTTTCTGTATCCGGCTGTGGTGGCTCTGCTTTGTGCGGCTATCCTGACGGCTATTGTGATTTTTGTAATACCGGTTTTCCAGCGGCTCTATCAGCAGCTGCATATTGAACTGCCTTGGCCGACGCAGATTCTGATAGGGCTTAGCGAACTGGTGCGTCATTATTTCTGGATTTTTCCGCTCCTGGTAGGTGTTTCCTACTGGAGCTGGAAACGATGGAGAAACCATCCGAAATTGCAGACGCTGTGGGATAAAGCGGTTCTCAACCTTCCGGCAGTCGGGCCGCTGGTGAAAATGATGCTGGTCAGCCGGTATATTCGGACCTTTGCGATGATGTCGTCGGCCGGTGTCGGGATTGTTCAGGCCCTTCAGCAGGCCCGTCAGGTCTGCCGCAACAGTGTTTTGAATCGAATCGGAGAGCGAATCGAACAGGAGATTATGAGCGGCGGTTCTCTGTCGCAGCTGCTGGCCGAACATCCGATATTCCCGCCGGTGATTGTCCAGCTGGCCCATGCCGGAGAACAGGCGGGTCTGGTGCCGCAGATGCTCGCCAAAGGGGCGGATTATCTGGACCATGCGGTTCAGCGGAGGACAAACGCGATTCTGGTGAAACTGGAGCCGATGTTATCGGTCATCATGGGGGCGGCGGTCGGGCTGATTCTGCTGGGAGTTTATCTGCCCATGTTTGATTATATGAGCCATATCAAATAA
- a CDS encoding GspE/PulE family protein: MKAISSGIDEQTAAVLSVLRQRKLLSEEQIQEVLAEQERTGESLFHLLRQKEWLNEDALTELAAVCSGIEFIPLTPEMVDPTVLKLIPPETARRYGLIPLRIQADKLIVAMSSPLNLSVRQMIAARTGYEVQPVAAGAEAIRQAIQKHYNVENLTRQDIVSMRLKNKPSEEKKHTPVRQAVRSADAPVVRLVESILTGAIDSRASDIHLEPQQPDMKVRYRIDGLLQDALEVPSSVQRQVISHIKILANMDISEQRLPQDGHIALEQQGKLYDLRVSSLPAVGGEKIVIRILDSQTGLRRLEELVSEPSDLEKFHSLLSNPYGMILLTGPTGSGKTTTLYSMIQQLNRPEHNIVTVEDPVEYQIAGITQVQVKPDIRLTFASALRSILRQDPDIILIGEIRDEETAEIAVSAAQTGHLVLSTLHTNTAVGVIPRFLNLGVAAHQLAGALLGVITQRLVRTICPRCRHPYKPQPEEMRLFADADGPTVLYRGTGCGDCRRTGYLGRAAVYEILMMTPSIRRLIVSGASEDELKEQAIQEGMKTLKMQGLSAVRQGRTTLEEVLRVIDMRER, translated from the coding sequence ATGAAAGCGATTTCGTCCGGAATTGATGAACAGACGGCCGCGGTTTTGAGTGTCTTGCGGCAGCGGAAACTTCTTTCGGAAGAGCAGATTCAGGAAGTTCTGGCCGAGCAGGAAAGAACCGGGGAAAGTCTTTTTCATCTGCTCCGGCAAAAGGAGTGGCTGAATGAGGATGCTCTGACCGAATTGGCCGCAGTCTGCAGCGGAATCGAGTTTATCCCCCTGACTCCGGAAATGGTGGACCCCACCGTCCTGAAACTGATTCCCCCGGAGACCGCCCGCCGCTACGGCCTGATTCCGCTTCGTATCCAGGCAGACAAGCTGATTGTGGCCATGAGCAGCCCGCTGAATCTGTCTGTTCGCCAGATGATAGCGGCCCGTACGGGTTATGAAGTTCAGCCGGTGGCGGCCGGGGCGGAAGCCATCCGTCAGGCGATTCAGAAACATTATAATGTAGAAAATCTGACCCGCCAGGACATTGTGTCCATGCGGCTGAAGAATAAACCCTCCGAAGAGAAGAAACATACGCCGGTTCGGCAGGCCGTCCGGTCGGCCGATGCGCCGGTTGTACGACTGGTTGAATCCATTCTGACCGGGGCAATCGACAGCCGCGCCAGCGATATTCATCTGGAGCCGCAGCAGCCGGATATGAAAGTCCGCTACCGGATAGACGGGCTTCTTCAGGATGCCCTGGAGGTCCCTTCGTCCGTGCAGCGTCAGGTGATCTCTCATATTAAAATCCTGGCGAATATGGACATTTCGGAGCAGCGGCTTCCGCAGGACGGGCATATTGCCCTGGAGCAGCAGGGTAAATTGTATGATTTGCGTGTGTCTTCGCTGCCGGCGGTTGGAGGAGAAAAGATTGTTATCCGCATTCTGGACTCCCAAACCGGTCTGCGTCGACTGGAGGAACTGGTAAGCGAGCCGTCGGATTTGGAGAAGTTTCATTCTCTGCTGAGCAATCCGTACGGGATGATTCTGCTGACAGGGCCTACAGGGAGCGGCAAAACCACCACGCTGTATTCGATGATTCAGCAGCTGAATCGTCCGGAACACAACATTGTGACGGTGGAAGACCCGGTGGAGTATCAGATTGCCGGGATTACGCAGGTGCAGGTCAAACCGGATATTCGTCTTACCTTTGCTTCGGCCCTGCGAAGCATTCTTCGTCAGGACCCGGATATCATTCTGATTGGAGAAATTCGGGACGAGGAAACGGCCGAGATAGCCGTCAGCGCGGCCCAGACCGGCCATTTGGTTCTGAGCACCCTGCACACAAACACCGCCGTTGGAGTCATTCCGCGGTTTCTCAATTTGGGTGTGGCCGCTCATCAGCTGGCCGGTGCCCTGCTGGGAGTGATTACGCAGCGGCTTGTTCGGACGATTTGCCCCCGGTGCCGTCATCCCTATAAACCGCAGCCGGAGGAAATGAGACTCTTCGCCGATGCGGATGGCCCGACCGTTCTCTATCGGGGAACGGGCTGCGGCGACTGCCGCCGGACGGGATATCTGGGACGTGCGGCCGTTTATGAGATTTTGATGATGACGCCCTCGATTCGCCGTCTGATTGTCTCCGGGGCGTCGGAAGATGAATTAAAGGAGCAGGCGATTCAGGAGGGAATGAAGACGCTGAAAATGCAGGGACTTTCGGCTGTCCGGCAGGGCCGAACGACGCTGGAGGAAGTCCTGCGCGTGATTGATATGCGGGAAAGATAA